CGTTCGTTGGCTTTGCAGTCGGACTCACTTTTCGGCCTGCAGTAGGCGCAACTGAGAGCATCCCTCTGAGAGAAGACTTTGCACTGATGCGGACGTCTGTAGCGAATGCACTGCAGACAGGGACGGGGCACGGTGATGCCTATCTCAGTCTCCAAGATTCGGCCAGCTCCATCAATCCTACGAAGTGCGGCTGGAGCGCTTAGCTTCGTACGAACATCATCGCTTTCAGCGTTGCGCAGGTGCCTCGTCCATGTTTCTTCGGAAATGAACCAGAAGTTCGTGCTGTCTCTCGGGTTGGGTTTTCCGCCAGCCAGACGACAATCTAGGAGCATACTGTCAACGCCCGTATTATCGCGGCCCCGTCCTCGAACTCACTGGCTCGGATACAGATCAGCCATGGCGAGTGTGGTGCTGTTCGAGAATTCGGGCCACTTTGCTTTCGCAGCAAGAATGTGGGAATGAAGATGACGAAGAGAGACCTCGTCATGCGCGGGGCATAGATAATCAGGTGTCGAGGAGTTAGCAGATTGGCGATTGTTGTTATGCGATAATGGCCAATACGCCAACTCTAATCCCCATCAGATGCTTGGCGTAGCTTGAGGTCATGGGGAGGATATCGCGGCCGACGATTCTGGGCAACATGAGCGAAGTGCCCGAAAGACCTTCCCGGGACGGAGAATATCGTGACCAAGATCCAGCCCCCTAATGAGTGAGTAAAGAGTACAAGTCTACGAGAACATCGCCTGACCTGACCACGGGACTTCAGTCCTCCAAGCTCAGCGTCTTTCCTGACGCTAGCTTCACGATCTTCGGTGATGAGCGTGCAAGTCTTGCTTCGTAGGCGATGTGCTCCGCCACTCTGCGATCGTGCTCGTCATCTTTGCCAGCGGGCGTCCAACGTCTCTTGCTCTGCTCGAAGACGTGGAACGGATCCTGCTGAGGCGCTTCTTCCTGTCTTTCAGGTACAGCTCCTGCAATATTCTGTGCTTCGAGTGCTCTCGCTCGCTCGATTCTTTCTTTGTGCTTCATGTTCCAGATATAAATAGAGAGTGGAGCGCCAAGGAGCCAGATGAGGTCGTACCAGCGTTGAGGTCCTTGGGACATGTTGTGTATGTTTAGTGATTGCCAGTGTGAGCTTGCGTGTGATCGTCGTCAATGCATAAGGTAGAAGCTGATGTTATATCTGAATCGCTTGTGGCACAGCAATGTAGAAGCCCGGAATTCTCCGATGCGAAAGCGAGGCTGGCGCCGAGCATCTGCCGCATCCTTCGAATCCTTCGACGCGGTAATTCTTGCGACTGGACTGTCGTGTCATGGTTTGCGTCGCTTGATTGCAGTTCAAGTCTTGAAGTCGACCTGACACACTTGATGCCGATCCCTCACTAGCCTCGCCCTCTGTTCGTTGTGAGGGTGTACGCCGAACGTGTCGTTGACGTACGCAATCACACCTTTGCCACCACAGAGTAGCTCCGCGTGTAAGACCTGCTTGCTCCTGACACAAAGCGATCTGTCCATGTTCAAGACTGCGAGCAACCGCAGCGGAACAGCCCCAGCCCCATACTCCTCGACCTCAATCTCCCCGGATCCATCAGCCACATATCGCGCGCAAAAGACATGGTACACGCCCAACGTCTCACTGCCTGCATGAACGACATCGCAGAATCGTGCGTCTGCCGAAATATCCGCGTGAGAGCCTGTTAGACGAAGAGCTCGATCTTTCTCGATCTCAGCCGTGACCAGAGCGTGGATGCCGAGTGTCTCGCTGTGGTCGAGGCCTTCGCGTCTGCGAATGTTGAACATGAGGGTCAAGGCTCGGGGTCTGATGGTGGGCTCTCGACACTTGTAGCATATAAGATCGAGCGCAGGCAAGACGTTCGCGCCCATGGAGAAGCTGTCGATCCGTTCGGCGTAAGGCATAGTAGGGCCTGGGGGAAATCCTGTTGGTTCCTCGTTTGTCATGGCTGTGTATTGTTCAATCAAGTCGAGAATGTCGCCAAAGTCGGTGCATTCTTCCACGGTGTTGCGACACTGCGAGAGGGTAAAACTGGAGAAGAAATGCTTGATGGGCAAAAGCGGATGGAGCCTTGTGCCTTCGACCAAGCCATCCGCCGTGATCTCATCATAGGATGATAGCCACCGTGCGTGCGCTTTGTTGAGTTGAGTAAGTCGCAGAGACTGGTTGTTGCTGATGGGGATGGTACGACTCAGGCACGTCGCCAAGCAGTATTGTGCTCCTTGACTCAATCCGCAGACACTGGGAACAGACCTGAGTCGAGAACGTGCTAGCTCAAGCAGTTCCGATCTCAGGTGCTCGCTCATTCGGGATAGAGCATGCAGAGATCGTGCAGCTTCATCAACTGTCTCGAAATTCGTCGACGGCATTACTCTGTACTCTGAGCAGCACTGCGAGTCGTGGTCTTCTTTCTGTCCGTCAGGCATTGCTCCCGTCGCCGTTGCCACCGCGCTGACCTTGAGCAGGTTGGTGACTGCTGCCATGCGCCAAATGTCCCCCTGCGCGCCAAGAGCATCACCTTGCTCGATGGCGATCCTACACCCACGGCGAGTGTGGTCCATAGCGGCCGAGTGCCTGCTGCGAAATACCTCAAAGCTTGTACAAAGCATGCACACTATCAGCACCAGCCGTGTGGCAGAAGTATCAGTGTCTGCGTTTCGAATCAAGGTTCGGAGTGACGACATTGCCTTGACATATTGCCTCGTGGCAAGCTCATGTAGGTCGGCATCGAGAGGCCGAAGGAATGAAGTATGCATAAGAGCTGGTATGGCTCGCTGCATAGTGCCCAGAGCAGCACTTGCGTAAAAGACTGCTGGTTCGGCGGGTCCAACTTGCAAAGCAAGTATCACAGTCAAGACCCATTGCGGCACCGGCATGCTGTGCTATGAAGTCAGTCAGGGGTCCCAGTCTAAAGATGGGTTGCGTACGTTAGCTGCATCACCGGCGCAGTGTTGATGAGGAAGAACTGATACCCATGGCGTTCTACATCACTCAGATCAGATGGTAAGTTGATCCACATCGATGGACTCCCACCGATAGGTGACAAGCTTGAAGATGATCTTGCTGGCAGGATTGCACGCCGTGGTGCACATCTCGGTGCATAGCTGACCTCATAGCCATCGCAGGTCCGCCCGGTGGATGAGCACTTGTGGCAGACTGGACGACCTTCGTCGCATTTGACCCTGCGAATCCTGTGCCGGTTAGCCCATGATCATTTGTTTGTCGTTCTTCTGCACGGTACCTGCATGTGCGACAGCCGTTGCGGGAAGGCTTGGAGGTTACGACTCTTTTCCGTGCACCGTTCGCCATTGGTGTCTTCGGTGAGAAGACGACTGTGTGAAATGGTCATCCATGCCTGGTGGTGTCAGGAGGGTTGTCTAGCTAGAGGAACTGCCAAATGAAGTCGATAGGTCCGTTCGATGGCCGACCAATCATCAGAGAGCAGTAAATCCTTCGGATCCTTCGTGTTCGTAAAGTGGGTCTGAACCATGAATGCCCCTTGCGTCTATATTTATGCAGGCGAGTGTGATGAAGCGTTCGATGATTGGGAGGCTCGGTGAACGTCGAATAGTCGTACGCAGATGCGAAGGAAAGCGATGGTTGACCAGAACCACTCCGACTGCCGGACAATATAAGCAAAGGGACATCCTGCCTGCCATGATGACTTCCATGATTTCAATGCCAGTACCAGCACATCTACGACGAAGCGTCTGCCATATCTCCGACGCTTCGAGGGCAATATCCTCACCATGGGCCTCAGCGACAGTATAATCATTCTTCTGGTCATTCTCGCCGCCGCAGTGTCTGTCGCGATTGGTTGGGCTATCTACTCACTCTTCCACCGAAGGCAGGGCGACCTCGCGATGTCAGATTCTGGCGAGCAAGCAGAATATATGCGCGAAGTCAGATTGAGAGAAAGGCACCTGATTGCAGCCGCGATTGGCTACAGGTTCGACAAGGTGTGAGGATGGGTATGCGAAGACCAGATGTCGAGCTGGTAGTCGGTCCGGTGAGAGTTCCAGATCTGAATTTGAGACGATTGGATCATGCTGACGATGTTCGCCCACCGACATGGCCAGGGGCTTTTCGATCCGGGATGACAAGATTCTCTGGCCAGACCTGTGGAGGAGCATCGTCATTTTCGAGGCGTAGTAAGACCTGTACTGGTACGTCTGGACGGCAAGGTCATGAATGCCCTCCTGAATGAGGGTGAAGTGGGACACGGTGCAGACCTGCTTCTGGCATTGATGTGAGCGTCATTGCCGTCGGGTTGTGCTTTTACGGCAAGCCGCAAGCATATGCAGCAGAGGATCGAGTGAGAAACCAGCACAAGGGGACCGCGTAAGATTGGTCCAAGGTGTAGACGACTGAAGCCTTGGGGTTGTACGCTGTCGTGAATCAATATGAATGCGGTTCATTGTTGTGATGAAGAAGGTTCCACGAAGGATGAAGCTTTGAAGGATGACTCAGCTGCAACATCACCACTTCCCCTCCAATGCTTTCATGGATCCCTTTACATCGCCATCGTACATTGATCTGGTCGAAAGCCCGTGATGTCTGTTGGGCATCAAGAAGAGTCAGCTGCTGATGGCATTGCCGCACGCCTGGAACAGCTGCAAGTTGCAGATTCACCAACACTTGCCCTACCACAAAACCGCTGCCTGCTCTTCCATATCCCATCAGAACTTCGAAATCGCATCTACGAAGATGTCCTTCGTCGAGAGGATCCCTTGATACACCTCGATCTAAGCGCTCCGTCTGATCCGCCGACTACTCAAGCCCCGAACACATTTGCCATCATCATGACCTGCCGCCGAATCCTCATCAGTCGGGTCCTATGAGCATTGGGACCACGTACAAGGACGACATCGCCGCAAGACTGAAGGTCGTTGCCGAACGCCAAGCCAAGCTCCATCAGCTATCAGAGGCGGTTGTGCATCTGGGAACACTACCACCACTCCGAACCCTACGTTGGACCACTTTCTTTGGAAGCTGGCGGAGCGTCTACGAAGTTCTGATGTCTTTGAAGACCAACGCGCCGAAGCTCGAGATATTGTTCGGCGTGATGGGACCGAACAATGGAAGGATCTATGTGCGCTTTGGGCTCGCCAGTGCTGCCGACGTCTCACAGGGCTTCCAAAGGGGTGGAATGGGATGCAAGCAAATGGAGAAGGCTACGGAGGCTGAGCTCGATAAGTTGCGGAAAATCGAGATGACTATGATCAAAACGCTGTTCAAGTCAGAACCAAGCTAGCGCAAGCAAGAAGAGGGTCTGCCATCACTCCTCACCATCACGAGCAAAAAGACATTCCACACCCGCGCTCGAACCCAGTACCTCCAAAAGTGCAAAAAGTGAGCTCCCAAGGGAGCCCATTTCAAGGTCACAATCTTGTCTCCAAGATTCACCCACCTCACAACACCCAAATTCCTCTCACAGCGCAACGGCAAGGCAATGATTCTGATACACTGAAGGTGCTTTCGTCTAAGCTCATGAAACTCCGAAGAGAAACGGTTTGAATGACTAGGGCGGGATCAAGTGATCGCTGGACTTGCAGGGACAATTGACTTTGTCAAAGGCCAATTGTGGTACCACTCCGTTGATGCGATTGGATTAGATGGCTGCTGATGAATAAGCCTGGATTTTAATTGTATGTGTAGGTCCGTTGTGAGGGCTGGGGAGGGGTACGTCATTGGTAATGGCGTTGGTGGCTTGAACGTGCGGCGGGGTGGAGGCGTGGTAGGGTCGCGAGTTGGAGGGGTTTTGCGGCGCGGGGATGCTTGCGGTAGTATTTGCGATGCGCTGCAGGTTATGTGCATGTGCATGCTGATGTCCGAGTATCAGCACCACCACTACCACTGGCACAATATCGAGATCACATTCACCATGCTCAACTTCACATGCACCTTGATCTGGCAGGAGCGAATGGAGTGATGCGGCAGGACAACGAGTGCTGATCACGAGATACCTACTCTCCTCGCACCTTCTCGAACCCTCAACAGCATGTTCAGTCACGTTCTGGCAGTGGTGTTGTTTGTGATGTCGGTCTTGGCATCACATGTGTAGAGCACCCCGGAACTGGCTTGGCAGACATCCTCCCTAGCCGCATGCTCAGGCCAATTTCCCCGTATCAGTCAATGTGCAACGATAGTTATCCAAGTGACGGAGCTCTATGGTGTTGATGGCTGTCAGTGCCCTGATCAGCTGGCCGGTAGCCATCTGTCAACCCGGCGACTCTTGGGATGCTTTGGTTGTGTTTTATTACGGCTTCGTCCTCGCTACTGGGGTACAGGTGTGTGAGGATGTTTGGCGAGGGTGGGCTGGGGAGTGAATTTCAAGGCGAGAATGGTGGGGAAAGGGAGAATGAGTGTTGCCTTCGATAAGGCATGGTTAAGGGAGCTGCTCCAGCAGCAGTGTAGACTCTACATCTACGTCTAGCTCTTTGACGCAACTCATCATCAGTGCTGCGATCATTACAGCTACAATGAAAAGCGCATTGATTTCGCCACCAACGCCTGAACACCATGCATCCCACAAACACCAAGATGTAACGAGCATTCTACCTGCTCCTCGTGCTTCCCATACCTCTCTTACCAGCCAACAGCCACTTCGACTTAGCCGCAGTAGTATGCCTATCAGCCTCACCCTGTCTCGCCATTCTgttcatcttcttctgtcCCAGCTTCTGCATCCTCTCCGCCTTTGTCCTCGCAAGCTCATCCGTCACACCGTCGTCGCGCCTGTTCTTGCTCTGGCTGCGTTGTCTCAGCACGGACATGCTTCTCGACATGCGCTCCTTTGGTGTAGCGTCCACATCCATCGCGTCGGCGTCCTCAGTGGGCGCTTGACTCCTGCCACGTGGTCGTGATTTCGAACGAGCCTCCTCAACGCGGGTCGCAATCGCGGAAGTGTCGTAGCCAGCGTTCTGGAGGGACTTCTCCATCTTCTCGAGTTCGACTGCTTTCTTCGATCGGGGTATGACGGCTCTGTTCTTGAGCGATTTGCGCATCTGGTTCTCATTTCTGATGAGCTGGCGCTTCTCGCGGATGAGCTCGGCTTTGTATGCAATGTCTGCCTCTTCCGCATCTTCCAGCTCTTCGTCCTCGTCGTCGTAGTATCCTTCTGCCTCCTTTTgctcctcctcctcttccAAAGCCTTCAGCTTCTCCTCGATATCTGGGTCGATGAAGTCGTACACGTTCTTGCCGTCGACAACTTCGGGGATCTTGTCGTACTTCCATTCGTCGTTCTCGAGAAGGTAGTTGTCTTTGAGGTTGACGTTGAACACACCGGCACCACCATTCTCCTCCTCGATGTCGCGCATAAGCTTGGGTCGGTTCGGGTCGTCCTTGTCGTACTTGATCCTGTTCTTGATGCCCTCCGGTAGCTCAGGTGTCCATGGAGTGACGCCGCCGAGTGGCTGCGCAACGTGAATCCTGCGCAAGACATCGCCGAGTCGTCCTGTGACCTCTCCGGAAGCGTTCGTGCCAGCCTGCAGCTTCTGTGCGTTGCGCTCTGCCAGAAGGCGATCGCATACTGCGTTTCGCACACCAATGAGACCTTCTGTGGTTGTGCAGCTCAATTGCAGAAGCTCGACGTTTGCGCTCTTCGACAACTTCTCCAATCTCTCCTTCGACTCCGCATCCAGATCTTCAGGTCTCATCACATCGATCTTGTTCACTACGATAAACACAAGCTTGTTGGCGAAGAGTGGCTTGATGCTCTCGAACAAGTCCATCTGAGCAGAAACACTGTAGCCACACTGCTCACTGAGATCCATGAAGTACATGATGGCACTCCTCAAGTGTGCGATGGCTGTGATACTCTGCATTTCGATCGTGTTCATCTCTTCAAGTGGGTGGTCCAGAATTCCGGGCGTGTCGATGGCCTGGAAACGAAGCATCTTGTAGTCAAAGTGGCCCACAAACAGGGACTTGGTGGTGAAAGCATAGGGCTGCACGTCCACATCTGCGCGGGAGATGTTCTTCAAGAAACTCGACTTGCCGACGTTAGGGTAACCGCAGATCAGGAGCGATCTTGTGTTCGGATCAATACCAGGCAGACGACCCAAATGTTGCCTCACCTGCTCAAGATACACCAGCGGATCTTTCAGTCTCTTGCAGATTGTGGCCATGCGACCCAATGCCGCCCTCTTGAGCTGCTTGCactggaacaagctctgtcCGTACTTGAGCAGTCGCACGTAATCTCTTGCTACCGTCTCGATCAAGCCCTTGGCAGTGTTGAGCTGACCCAGCGCAATTCTGAAATGGTCGGCATCGTAGAGGGTGTTGAGCAGATCCTTGTGGAACGGGTGAATGTCTGCCAATCGGGGGAAGCCGTCGAGGATAGCTGACAACTTCTCGGCAAATGTCTCTGAGGTGTACTTGACTTTGCGAATGTAGAAGGCTCGGATACGACTGATTTTGAAGCCGGCGCGAATCTGGGTGGGCAGGCGGCGTTGTGTGCGGGAGAGGACAATGTCGAGGAACTCCTGCGATGTCGGCACCGGCGCGATATCCTTCCACGTCGTCTTCATCTTGTCTGCTGTTGTGTGAGGACGGGGGGAAGGTGTGTGGTGGGCGAAGAGCAGACCGCAACACAGATCTCGAACTTTTGCCGGAGAAGAAAATCGAGGTGGCGCTAGGGTTATCTGCGAGCAGGGTTCTAACCGAGCCACTAGAACTAGCCGAGAGCCCTATCTTGCCTCACGTCTCGACGCGTTTCTCCTTCCCGCGAACAACATCATCATCGTCAATGGCATACATGTACATCGCCATGAGTCGACGATCATGGAGCGAACTCTCCTTGTGCTGCATTCGAGATACGACTTGCTCTGTCTGGGATGGTGGATAGTTTCACAGGCAAGAAAAGCCACAGCTTGAGCACTTCTCGCACTGCAGCCCCGACAGCAGCATGAACGTGTCGCACTACCAATATACCATGCCATACTACTGACACTGACTCGCTCAGAATCGAGGCTGGTCTCAGAAGGCCAACGAGTCTTTTGGCCCCCATCATGCTTGCTAATCACCTACAGATCGTCACGAGCACCACTTGTGGTTACACAGCATGAACCGGTGAGATGCAGCTGTTCTCGCTCTCCAGCTTGTCCAATACCATCTCGGGAGCCCTGCTTGTTCATATCGAAGTCACTGAAGTATGCACTTGGCATTCTTTTCTGGACCAACAGCCGAGCTGATAACGACTGCAACAATGGCGTTGTGTGCTCATCGACGTCTTACTACTGGTCGGACATTTGGTATCCCTGCAAGTCGCTCACACTCTACAAAGATGGGTGCAGGTATGATACCGGCTTGAACTGCACACGCGCTTGTCAAGATCCAGAGAAGCTGTGGAGCGATTCCGGGCGATCATTCTCAACCTTGCGCAACTGCATTGCCTACCCGGCAACCGCACAGATATGGAGCCGGAACAACCTATCGGAGGATGCCATCAAAACAGCCCACGACTTCGGCATCACGAGGAATTTCGACGCAGAGTTGTTGAACTCCTGGCCTGGCATCAAAAAAGTATCGACTCCTTCTGCGAAGACCAGCCTTCCGGAAAGATCAAGGGCTGCGAACCACCACTCTCTGACTACCGCGCCACAGCCCGGTTCTATTCTAACACGTCCATGCTTCGCGACACCTTCGATCTCACGATGGACTTCAACGTACAAATGTGCCTCGATGCACCAAGAGATTTGGGCATCAACCTCGATCTTGGAGGCATCGGCATGTTGGTGTCATACGTCTCGCAGGTCTCGGCTGTCCTCGCAATATGCCTCATCTGGCATTGTCTGAACGACTGGGCTCACATGACAGCCCGGACCTTCTACAGGATCCGCAAGAGATCTGTAGATCACAGCAAAGCCGCTCGGGACTTCCAGCAGAGATTGATCGACAGCCGCTATTACGCATCGTTTATCAAGCTACTTGCAGAATTCCAGAAGGCGCAGGTCTTTTTCATATCCGCAGTCGAAGTTGCAGCTTTGATAGCATTGCATGATCCCTCGAAGCTCGCCGACGATTCCAGTGGAGAAACTCCAGACTCTCCTGGGGCCACGAATGCACTCCTGAACAACACTGACATCTTCATGAATCTAGCGTTTGCAGGCACTCTTCCCATCGTGCTTTGCCTGCTGGTCTTGAGGCTAGCAGGGAAGAAGGACTCCTACACTGTCGCCATCACAACATGTCCGATTGCGCTAGCCCTGCCATATGGGGTCTTGCTCGCAGCAAGCTCAATCGAGGCGGTCTTCCCGATATCAAGTTGGGTGGCGGTCCACGAGAGTGTGCGAATGTGAAACCTATCGCCTTCTGCTATCCTCTAGAACGGACCATCACGAACCCATTCGCCGAGCTGACTAGTATAGGGATTCTGTTCTTTTGTGTCTTCATTCACATCTGCATGCTACTCGAACACGTGCGGATATTCCCAGCGCATGGCTCGCGAGCTACGCAGCAAGCACGACAAGGTGGATCGGCCATGCAGTCATTGCACAGACTGCCTTGGAGCATACTGACAAGCATTCCTACGGCGTACGCAGGCCTTACCATGTTTCACGATACCGCCCATGCGGCCAGCGATAGGCAAAACATCTTCGGTCTTCTGCAGGACACTATCTCTCCTGGAGTTTCTCGTTCGAATGGCTCTCGCTGGACGTCTTGGCTTTCGCAGCTGCTATCACCTCGCGTCGCACGTGTCACCATCTACGCTGCCGAGCTTGCACTGTTCGCTCTGAATTGCATGCTGTTCTACCAATACATCCAGACTCTGCACCCTGGCGAGGGCTACCGACTGGAGGATTTCAGCAAGTGGACCTTGGGCCAAGTCATTGCGGTCACAATCTGGTTCTCCGTTCTATTCGAGTTTCTCTGGGACTGCTATCGAGGTATTGCCAGGACCAGACCATCGAGGAGAGATTGCTGCCAGCGATCTATAGGGTTGTCAAGCTCAAGCCGAATGATATCGGTCAGTCTCAAGACGGGACCTCATCAACTACGGAGCTCAACACGCTGCCGCAGATAGGACCCTATGAGCCACTTTCAGACTCCGTGCCGCCATGATGGTGCCCATGATTTGTTGTGACCCTATAGCGACATCACCTCAGATCTGTCTCGACCGAGAAGTTCATCGAATCATGTGGAAAGTCTTCGACTTGGACCAGCCAATCTTTTGCCAGCCATGCCACGACCCGAAGCTTTTCTAGACACAACTTCAATCAGAATGCTCGACTCACATCGACTAGACCATCATCCTGTCGGCCGAGTCTCGGCTTGAGTCCAACGAAGCTTTCCGTCTTGGTTCCGCCACGACAAAACTTGATCGCATTGTCTGCTCACTTCATCAACAACACAATGTTCATCGGTGGCGGCTTTGGACCATGGAAGCATCCACCAGTCCACGAAACGCTGACCCTCGCAGCCCTCATCGCATCGGATTACAAGCTGGACCGAAAGACGACATACAACAAAGCGATTCAAGAATATGATTACGATAATCTAGAATTCCTCCGAGGTATCGTCTGGAACGATGACCCAGCATGTATGCTATTCAACGACGAAGGCCTATTCGCACCCAAGAGTGATAACTTCAGCCGAGGGTTAGGCAAAGATTGGTTCGTGAAGTTCAGCGATGGACATGTCTTTGACGTTGACTGTACCAAGAACGGCTGGTTTGGACACAAGAACATCATCGCAAGGTCGCACTTTGGAGATCTACAGTTCCTACACAGCATGGCAGATGAGCCAGGAGAGTTGCCAGAAGAGACCAAGAGGAAGATCCTCAACTGGATCGAGGTCATGTACAAACTCGCCATCGGGGAGATATCTGTGCAGACGACACTTCGCAATGTCGAATTGACGCGAGATGATGGCGATTCCATCTTCCCACTTCGGGATCTCTTCGACGCCGCCACGATACCGAATCACCATTGCACAATACACAGCTTCCTCACCGCCGACCACGCTTACGTGAATGTCAAGCACGATTGCAGAGCACTCGGCAGCTGTATGCACGTTATCCAGGATTCATACGCTCGGGGACATTGCCATCGGCCTGTCAAAGATGACGGACCTCCCAAGCGATTTGGTGAAGTCGAAAACTTTCATTCATTTCGTGGCCAGAACTCGGAAGAACATACGAAGTACGACTTTGGAGCTGAGGAGGGACTGGAAGATCATGACTGCTCGGATATTAGCAGGTTCGAGGAGATGGATGGGTGCACTGATGCTATTGACAAGTGTACGACGCTGATCAATTTTTGGTGCAGGAAGGCACCGTGGGAGGAGGTACTGGCTTGGCTGAGGGCGGATGTGTTCGCTGTGTCGGAGGATGCTACGGCGTCGAATACGAATGTTGACTGATGATGGATAAATTGGTTGTAGAAGATGCTCCATAGAACTGCATGTAAGGCACATTGTACTGCAGCTCTATTAGTGTCTGTGCTCAGGTTAGCGAGCCAATCGCAGGTCGATCTGCCCGAACAACTCCAAAGCACCTCCATCGTCTCAACGCTTGCCTTGCGCCATTGTACATGACAATGTTCTCGAAACGCGCCATATCATCGCTGAGCTCTTCGGAGCGACAGCTGGTGCGAGCTCAAGGGTTGCAAAGCGGACAATGCGCTCGCTGCTTCCACGCCTCGATGCGACAACGCACAGGCAATGCATCACGATCTGGAGATGGCAGCAGCAGTCCTGCTATCGCTGAGCAGGCTGCACCACCTGATTGTAAGACTGTCATTGAATCAAAGCCAAAACTGTTTCCTGACAACGCACAGCATTAAACCCACCCAAACAACCCCCCTCCCGCAGAGAACGCTCCGCCCGAATCTCCAACGAAGTCTCGATGCTACAGAAAGGACCTCCTCCCTCAGGCGACGCTACAGGCCCAGGCAGCGTCACAGGAGCATACCACGCGCCACCTCAAGCCCCAACGAAGAGCGCCGGCTTCCTCGAGACTCCTGATGATTTGGCTGCGGACAGCCCGAGAATGGGCGATAACGTATCCGCAGGACGAGAAGGACCCAATGCACAAGGCGTCGGACGACCTGTGAGATATGAAGATAGAAGAGATGCGCCGCAGGATACGACGATGGAAGCTAGAGGTGCTAGGGGATCTGGACAGGTGGAAGAGCCAGCGGAGGGAGGGGCGAGTGTACTCGGCGGAAGTAATGCTGAGGGCGCGCATCATCAGGAGTGGATTGAGAGGTCTGGGAGGGAAGATGGAGGCACTACTGATGCCGCTCCCGCGAAGTTCGAGCCTGCCGCCTCTCACCTGAACCATACCCTCTCCACCACCCGCCTCAAGAAAGACCTCGTCACCGGCTCCCGCACCTACACCATCGCCGGCAGCAATACCCGCGCCTTCATCGGTACCATGCGTAACCGCATCGCCTCCATCAACTACCCTGCCTCCCCCTCAGCGGAACCTAATCAAGATCGTTTCGATGAGATGATGGGCTCCACGAGAGGATCTTTGGTCAAAAAGCTTGTAGCGGGACGATACGATCGAAAGGATTGGTTGGGTGGAGATAAGTTCAAGAATAGG
Above is a genomic segment from Fulvia fulva chromosome 3, complete sequence containing:
- a CDS encoding Aspercryptin biosynthesis cluster-specific transcription regulator, with amino-acid sequence MANGARKRVVTSKPSRNGCRTCRIRRVKCDEGRPVCHKCSSTGRTCDGYEVSYAPRCAPRRAILPARSSSSLSPIGGSPSMWINLPSDLSDVERHGYQFFLINTAPVMQLTMPVPQWVLTVILALQVGPAEPAVFYASAALGTMQRAIPALMHTSFLRPLDADLHELATRQYVKAMSSLRTLIRNADTDTSATRLVLIVCMLCTSFEVFRSRHSAAMDHTRRGCRIAIEQGDALGAQGDIWRMAAVTNLLKVSAVATATGAMPDGQKEDHDSQCCSEYRVMPSTNFETVDEAARSLHALSRMSEHLRSELLELARSRLRSVPSVCGLSQGAQYCLATCLSRTIPISNNQSLRLTQLNKAHARWLSSYDEITADGLVEGTRLHPLLPIKHFFSSFTLSQCRNTVEECTDFGDILDLIEQYTAMTNEEPTGFPPGPTMPYAERIDSFSMGANVLPALDLICYKCREPTIRPRALTLMFNIRRREGLDHSETLGIHALVTAEIEKDRALRLTGSHADISADARFCDVVHAGSETLGVYHVFCARYVADGSGEIEVEEYGAGAVPLRLLAVLNMDRSLCVRSKQVLHAELLCGGKGVIAYVNDTFGVHPHNEQRARLVRDRHQVCQVDFKT
- a CDS encoding Nucleolar GTP-binding protein 1, with product MKTTWKDIAPVPTSQEFLDIVLSRTQRRLPTQIRAGFKISRIRAFYIRKVKYTSETFAEKLSAILDGFPRLADIHPFHKDLLNTLYDADHFRIALGQLNTAKGLIETVARDYVRLLKYGQSLFQCKQLKRAALGRMATICKRLKDPLVYLEQVRQHLGRLPGIDPNTRSLLICGYPNVGKSSFLKNISRADVDVQPYAFTTKSLFVGHFDYKMLRFQAIDTPGILDHPLEEMNTIEMQSITAIAHLRSAIMYFMDLSEQCGYSVSAQMDLFESIKPLFANKLVFIVVNKIDVMRPEDLDAESKERLEKLSKSANVELLQLSCTTTEGLIGVRNAVCDRLLAERNAQKLQAGTNASGEVTGRLGDVLRRIHVAQPLGGVTPWTPELPEGIKNRIKYDKDDPNRPKLMRDIEEENGGAGVFNVNLKDNYLLENDEWKYDKIPEVVDGKNVYDFIDPDIEEKLKALEEEEEQKEAEGYYDDEDEELEDAEEADIAYKAELIREKRQLIRNENQMRKSLKNRAVIPRSKKAVELEKMEKSLQNAGYDTSAIATRVEEARSKSRPRGRSQAPTEDADAMDVDATPKERMSRSMSVLRQRSQSKNRRDDGVTDELARTKAERMQKLGQKKMNRMARQGEADRHTTAAKSKWLLAGKRGMGSTRSR